The following are encoded together in the Cryptococcus neoformans var. neoformans JEC21 chromosome 9 sequence genome:
- a CDS encoding vacuolar protein sorting 41, putative, translating to MSSSSHSSLSPPSKPAFVHDTPEAGPSVQSLRSRTSSLSSTSSSVSRKGKERARVPNGDDLDSELSETESGDENSEEEEEEDDDEEKEGSQSSERSGHESENKDGPSTKEKSIEDDEEQIEDDDEEDSEESSDEEEEEPALKYSRLKGRIPEILAKDSASTISVSPRSVALGTHNGMVHILSYEGVKINSFRPHAASVTCLRMDESDDFVATSSVEGRVVIHSLSTPESYAFDYKRPMRAVALEPDFAKKKSRAFVCGGMAGNLILQEKGWMGYKEQILHSGEGPIWAIEWRRNLIAWANDLGVKIYDTNTGQRIGYIDRGASAPRAELFKCTLQWKDDQTLLIGWADHIKSVRVRSRPSSQASGNLPPLTVEMTAIYQVDCMISGIAPFGGSYVILAYIAPDRYENEATDDPIEQRRKAANRPELRIIDKGEETNADALSLANYHMYGCNDYSLVKSQKPGEEAFLVISPADVIVVRPRDEADHIEWLVEKERFQEALEAAEEMQKKHGSALDMKGIGLKYMRHLVSKEQFEQAAELAPKILEQDVAAWEKWIDIFVQHQQLPVIIPYIPTQKPRLGRRVYEMVFTHLLINDKQALLKVITSWPTEIYDLTTLVDAIQGELQASHDDPVLLECLGELYLINRLPAKALPYFLRIRKPYVFDLIREHNLFTAVRDQALQLVTFDQERKKAQGKRENQRGEKTDDAEMGSVEGDKSKHGAAIQLLVDHVHSIPIERVVHQLETKPHYLYMYLDALLDKDPQYSLPYSDRMVELYAAYDVDRLMPFLRTSNFYDLEKAYAVCKERDYVPEMVFLLGRMGNNKRALMLLIERLGDVERAIEFAKEQADEDLWEDLLAYSESRPDFIRALLEHVGAEINPIRLISRIRNGMEIPGLKPALVKILQASNLQVSLLEGCQHILNGDCAGLMGQLQKGQTNGLKASFTSTCAVCSKPAFTNSPSLVLIYLCRHLVHAECVLPEGVDLPVRQENASVAYLLADEGRMGGRRGAAWKARNLGARLGYAAAVRVRVKQCPVCESKQGH from the exons ATGTCCTCGAGCAGCCACTCGAGTTTATCACCTCCAAGCAAACCAGCATTTGTCCACGATACCCCCGAAGCTGGCCCCTCCGTCCAATCACTGCGGTCTCGCACTTcgtccctttcctccacctccagcTCAGTCTCTCGGAAGGGCAAAGAGCGCGCCAGAGTACCCAACGGAGATGATTTGGATAGTGAATTGAGCGAAACTGAAAGTGGGGATGAAAATagtgaggaggaggaggaggaggacgatgatgaagagaaggaggggagtCAAAGCTCTGAAAGAAGCGGACATGAGTCGGAGAACAAAGATGGGCCGAGTACCAAAGAAAAATcaattgaagatgatgaagaacaaatcgaagatgacgatgaagaagatagtGAGGAATCGAgtgacgaagaggaggaggaacc AGCACTCAAGTACAGCAGATTAAAAGGTCGGATACCAGAGATCTTAGCCAAAGACTCTGCATCTACCATATCGGTGTCACCAAGATCTGTT GCTCTAGGGACACACAACGGAATGGTTCACATCTTGAGTTATGAAGGCGTCAAAATCAACTCGTTCAGGCCGCATGCAGCGAGTGTGACATGTTTGCGTATGGATGAGAGCGATGACTTTGTTGCAACGTCAAGTGTAGAAG GCCGTGTGGTGATTCATTCTCTCAGCACACCGGAATCTTATGCTTTTGACTACAAGCGTCCCATGCGTGCAGTTGCCCTTGAACCAGATTTTGCCAAAAAGAAGTCTAGGGCATTCGTTTGCGGTGGTATGGCGGGCAACTTGATCCTAcaggagaagggatggatgggGTATAAAGAGCAAATTCTCCATTCTGGAGAGGGACCTATCTGGGCTATTGAATGGAGACGGAACCTCATCGCTTGGGCTAATGATCTT GGAGTGAAGATCTACGATACTAACACCGGCCAACGAATAGGTTACATCGATCGCGGTGCATCTGCGCCTCGTGCCGAGCTCTTTAAATGCACTCTTCAATGGAAAGATGATCAGACACTTCTAATAGGCTGGGCGGATCACATCAAGAGTGTTCGCGTCCGCTCCCGTCCTTCAAGTCAGGCCTCTGGAAACCTTCCTCCCTTGACGGTCGAGATGACGGCCATCTATCAAGTCGATTGCATGATCTCTGGTATCGCGCCTTTCGGAGGCTCATACGTCATACTCGCATACATCGCGCCCGACAGATATGAAAATGAGGCTACCGATGACCCCATTGAACAGCGTCGGAAGGCGGCAAACCGACCGGAATTAAGGATTATCGATAAAGGCGAAGAAACCAATGCTGACGCACTGAGTCTAGCCAATTATCACATGTATGGCTGCAATGACTATTCATTGGTCAAGTCTCAGAAACCTGGAGAGGAAGCATTCTTAGTCATCAGTCCTGCCGATGTCATTGTGGTCAGACCAAGAGATGAGGCTGACCATATCGAATGGCtggtggaaaaggaaagattCCAAGAGGCGTTGGAAGCAGCCGAGGagatgcagaagaagcatGGTAGTGCACTGGACATGAAGGGAATTGGGTTAAAATATATGCGACACCTCGTGAGCAAAG AGCAATTCGAACAAGCTGCAGAGCTTGCACCAAAAATCTTGGAACAGGATGTGGCGGCTTGGGAAAAATGGATAGACATCTTCGTGCAACATCAACAGCTACCT GTCATCATTCCATATATCCCGACACAAAAGCCTAGGCTAGGGAGACGTGTGTACGAGATGGTGTTTACACATCTTTTGATCAACGACAAACAG GCTCTTCTAAAGGTCATCACATCGTGGCCGACGGAAATCTATGATCTCACAACACTGGTTGACGCCATCCAGGGAGAGCTGCAGGCTTCCCATGACGATCCAGTTTTATTAGAGTGTCTGGGTGAATT ATATCTTATCAACCGCCTTCCTGCCAAAGCTCTCCCGTACTTCCTTCGTATCCGCAAACCCTATGTCTTTGACCTTATTAGAGAACACAATCTTTTCACCGCGGTTCGAGACCAGGCTCTGCAACTGGTTACCTTTGACCAAGAACGAAAGAAGGCCCAGGGCAAAAGGGAGAACCAAAGAGGCGAGAAGACGGATGATGCAGAAATGGGGAGTGTAGAAGGTGACAAGAGCAAGCATGGAGCTGCGATTCAGTTACTCGTTGATCATGTCCACTCTATCCCT ATCGAGAGAGTTGTACACCAGCTTGAAACTAAGCCTCACTATTTGTACATGTATCTAGACGCCCTTTTGGATAAAGATCCACAATACTCTTTGCCATACAGCGACAGAATG GTTGAGCTCTATGCTGCGTATGATGTCGACAGACTGATGCCTTTCTTGCGTACAAGTAACTTCTACGACCTCGAGAAG GCCTATGCTGTATGTAAAGAGCGCGATTATGTTCCAGAAATGGTTTTCCTCCTCGGCAGAATGGGTAACAATAAGCGAGCGCTGATGCTTCTTATTGAGCGTCTTGGCGATGTCGAAAGG GCAATTGAGTTTGCAAAAGAACAAGCCGATGAGGATCTTTGGGAAGACTTGTTGGCTTATTCGGAAAGTCGACCAGATTTCATCCGTGCTCTTCTAGAGCACGTTGGCGCAGAGATCAACCCCATCCGACTCATTAGTCGCATCCGCAATGGCATGGAGATCCCTGGACTGAAACCCGCTTTGGTAAAAATCTTGCAAGCATCCAACCTTCAGGTCTCTTTGCTGGAAGGCTGCCAACATATTCTAAATGGAGACTGTGCCGGTCTGATGGGCCAGCTGCAAAAGGGTCAAACTAATGGTCTGAAAGCGTCAT TTACGAGCACCTGTGCGGTGTGTTCAAAACCTGCCTTTACGAACTCACCATCCCTTGTTTTGATTTACCTCTGTCGACATCTTGTCCATGCGGAATGTGTGCTTCCTGAAGGGGTAGACCTACCAGTACGGCAAGAAAATGCTTCAGTCGCGTATTTGCTGGCAGATGAGGGCCGTATGGGCGGCCGTAGAGGCGCAGCGTGGAAGGCAAGAAATCTCGGGGCCAGGTTGGGCTATGCAGCGGCGGTGAGGGTCCGAGTCAAGCAATGTCCGGTGTGTGAGAGCAAACAGGGACATTAG